A portion of the Parasteatoda tepidariorum isolate YZ-2023 chromosome 5, CAS_Ptep_4.0, whole genome shotgun sequence genome contains these proteins:
- the LOC122271499 gene encoding uncharacterized protein: MIERGYSSPRGVGYKIYTDGSRRQITNSDTGFTEDRVGCGFLVKLNNNTIYQHCARLNNDASVYPAELTAIKLAITWANAENINAFNLFSDSKSSLQSLENPNSNDPLVEEIKNTVKYKTCCLNWVKAHSGDIGNEEADALAKQGTLLGGVDHYYPLSNPQINYRLRQVSNAIWQDRWSTTTNGRHTYIFYPMVKENRLSSDFFLNQFLTGHGVFGEHQARLFQATASCKYCGKYQSLKHLIAECDKFRTLRGNLFRNMNDLTLWFRSKAQKYAITEIIKRTLVDIMTPDDLMDPLHMNQI, translated from the coding sequence ATGATAGAAAGGGGCTACAGCTCACCGAGGGGTGTGGGTTATAAAATCTATACTGACGGCAGTAGAAGACAAATAACAAATTCGGATACAGGGTTCACCGAGGATAGAGTGGGATGTGGTTTCTTGGTGAAGCTTAATAACAACACCATTTATCAACACTGTGCTAGACTTAATAACGATGCAAGTGTATACCCCGCCGAACTCACTGCCATCAAACTTGCAATCACATGGGCAAACgctgaaaatattaatgcatttaatttattctctgATTCTAAATCCTCGCTGCAGTCGCTAGAAAACCCAAATTCGAATGACCCACTTGTGGAAGAAATTAAGAACACGGTCAAATATAAAACATGCTGTCTCAACTGGGTAAAGGCACATTCTGGGGACATTGGCAACGAGGAAGCTGATGCACTTGCCAAACAAGGCACTCTTCTTGGCGGGGTTGATCACTATTATCCTCTTTCAAACCCACAAATCAATTACAGACTGAGGCAGGTAAGCAACGCAATCTGGCAGGACAGGTGGTCAACCACTACAAATGGGAGACATACCTATATCTTCTACCCAATGGTCAAGGAGAATAGACTCTCCAGCGATTTCTTTCTTAATCAATTTCTCACGGGTCACGGAGTTTTCGGCGAGCATCAAGCTAGGCTATTCCAAGCTACAGCCAGCTGTAAATACTGTGGAAAATATCAATCTCTTAAACACCTAATCGCCGAATGTGACAAATTCCGGACACTCCGAGGAAATCTCTTTCGTAATATGAACGACTTGACTCTTTGGTTCCGATCTAAAGCACAAAAATATGCTATCACTGAGATTATTAAACGTACCCTGGTAGATATAATGACACCAGACGATCTCATGGACCCTCTTCATATGAATCAAATTTAG